A segment of the Streptosporangiales bacterium genome:
TGGAAACCGGCGACGATCGGGATCGCGCCGGCCGCGAGCGCCTCGCTGATCCGACCCGGCGTGACGTCGACGATCCGCGCCTTGCCGTGGCTGCTGTCGGTGACCACGCCTGCCTGGCTACCGGTGTACGAGCGCGCCTCGAACCCGAGGTTGGCGATCGCCATCGCGACGAGCGCCATCGAGATGCGCTCGCCGGCGGTGAGGAGCATGTCGAGCTCGCGTCCGGGCGGGACAGGTGAGACCTGCTGGGCGAGGTCGGACAGCTCGTCGGTGGTGTCACCCATCGCGGACACCACGACGGCGACGTCGTTGCCGTCCCTGCGGGTGGCGACGATGCGCCGCGCGACCCGCTTGATGCCTTCGGCGTCGGCGACGGACGAGCCGCCGTACTTCTGAACGATCAGCAAGACGCGCACGCCTCCGCGGACAGGGACACCAGGAATCCCCAGTCTACGTACGGCACCAGGCGTCCCTCACCTGGAATACGCGTCTCGGCATCCGGACGCCGAGGCCCCTCGGTCAGAGGACGCCGACCTCGTCGGCGGCCTCCACCGTGAGGTCCTCCGCGACGTCGAGGCGCGCGTGCGCCACGACGGCCTGCAGGGCGCGCAGCGCCGCGCCCGCGTGGTTGCCCCAGTGGTTGAAGTAGGAGTACTGCCACCACCACAGCGCCTCGATGCGGTTGCCCTCCTCGTAGTGGCGCAACCCGTGGGTGAGGTCGGCGGCGATGTCGGCGAGGTCGTCGGACAGGCGGTACGCCTCGAGCTCCGGCTTCTTGGAGAAGGGGTCGAAGACCTCGACGTAGTCGTCGACGTCCGCCAGGCGGGCCGCGAGTCCCTGACGGAGCGCGTCGACGTCGCCCTCCAGCGCGTGGGGCGGCTCGATGTTGCCCTCGGGGACGACGTCCTCGTTGGCGCCGAGCTGCGCGCCGATGAACGAGATCTGCGACACCTCGAGCAGCAGGAAGGGCACCACGCCCTCCTCGCCGTCACCGAGCGCGACCCGTTCCAGGCCGTCGAGGTAGTTGGCGATGTGCTGCGCCACCTGGTCGGCGAACGCTTCGAGATCGGTAGTGCTCATGCGCGACCGCCTCCTCCCGCACCTCCGGCAGGTGTCGCGACAGCCACCGCGCTACGAGAGGTCGCATCGCGACCCCTACCTGCGGTGCGCTCGTCGAGCTCCATCGCTTCGGTACTCATCATCTCCCCCGTCCAACAGCAGCAAGATCACGGGCAGTCAGGTCACGAGCCATCGAGCTGCCTCCGTCCCTCGAACGCGCGACCGAGCGTGACCTCGTCCGCGTACTCCAAGTCGCCCCCGACCGGGAGGCCACTGGCGATCCTGGTGACCCGCAGCCCGAGAGGCTGAAGTACCTCACGATAGAGGTAGGTCGCCGTCGCCTCACCCTCCCAGTTCGGATCGGTGGCCAGCACCACCTCGGTGACCGCACCGGGCGTGAGCCGGTCGCGCAGTCCCGCGATCCGCAGGTTGTCGGGGCCGATGCCGTCGATCGGGCTGATCGCGCCGCCGAGCACGTGGTACTTCCCGCGGAACGCGCGGGTGCGTTCGATGGCGAGGACGTCCTTGGGCTCCTCGACCACGCAGATCACCTGGGTGTCGCGCCGCGCGTCGGTGCAGATGCGGCACTCCTCCTGCTCGGACACGTTGCCGCAGGTGCGGCAGAACCGCACCTTCTCGGTGAA
Coding sequences within it:
- a CDS encoding DUF5063 domain-containing protein; the encoded protein is MSTTDLEAFADQVAQHIANYLDGLERVALGDGEEGVVPFLLLEVSQISFIGAQLGANEDVVPEGNIEPPHALEGDVDALRQGLAARLADVDDYVEVFDPFSKKPELEAYRLSDDLADIAADLTHGLRHYEEGNRIEALWWWQYSYFNHWGNHAGAALRALQAVVAHARLDVAEDLTVEAADEVGVL
- the recR gene encoding recombination protein RecR; the protein is MYEGAIQDLIDELGRLPGIGPKSAQRIAFHMLAGDPIDTRRLADVLVAFTEKVRFCRTCGNVSEQEECRICTDARRDTQVICVVEEPKDVLAIERTRAFRGKYHVLGGAISPIDGIGPDNLRIAGLRDRLTPGAVTEVVLATDPNWEGEATATYLYREVLQPLGLRVTRIASGLPVGGDLEYADEVTLGRAFEGRRQLDGS